In the genome of Daucus carota subsp. sativus chromosome 9, DH1 v3.0, whole genome shotgun sequence, the window GTGAGAGGCCCACGTGGAAACTCTACCTAAATGTTCTTCGTTtacaaaaatctaaaaatacaaaatcataGAAAAAGGACCTAGGTTTGAATGAGCCTGGTGCAAAACAAtcaaataaactttttttttcctgaaactCAAAGCCGATAAAAAAAAACCTGCAGATAATTCGTGATGCTATGGGCTCATGCCTTTGTTTCGATTTTTCTCACAAACtacttataaatcaaaataaatataacaaatataagtAGATTTTTTTCTTGCGCAAGTAACTCGTATATGACTACCATATAACAAGTGAGCAACAATTAACTTACATCAGAAAACTTAAAATCAACCTTGTAAAACTACTCAGCTTCGTCATCTGGTTCAACATTAAGATCAAACTCCAACCTTTTCTCACCACCTCCCCGTTCTTCATTGCGATCAACTTTCCCAAAATCTTCCAATTCAAACGAATTATTCAATAACATCCCGTTACCTTTTTTTCAAATGAGTAACCTTTTTTTCAAATGAGTAACGCTACATGCACATAAACCCTTACAGAATTCTTTCACAAAATGACGTGGCTGAGCCACCTACGCATAACAGTAATGGGCTTTGTCGGCCACTTATTTTGTAtatagattttctttttcatattctttttaGTTCACTTACAAAAtgttaaatttagtttttatttttcttatacttttcattttttatatttcatgattctataatttttagattatttactttttacttatattatttatattttatatttaacacttgtataattttttatatctgacttcttatatcaattttttttaaaaaataatcttttacaCTTGTCGGCCACTATATTTGTACCGCCCAAcgtctatttttatttttttatctaaaaattttaaactaacTTGACATTTAGTTCACTTACAAAaaggttatttttaattttttaacctCTTAAActtttcactttttttattttttacatgtaATACTAGTTATAAAAttctatgtttaatattttacgtcaaaaaattgaaactaatttggtgtttaatttgtaaatctgaaattttgatgatcacacatAATAACAAGCTAATTTTTATTTCAGCTTAACATATTTAATTTACACTGTTATAGCCTGCCATATTATTATCTAATTCATTCTGCATGTTTTATATAGACAACAGAACTATAGCAAGCTATCTTTTATTTTAGCTTGACATGATTCAGTTATACTATTGTAGCCCGCTGTGTTGCCTTTCTAATGCTGTGTTGCAGGAATTTTAGTATAACAGAATTATAGCGAGCTGTTTCATAACAGCAAGCTATAACAGAGTCCTACCAGAAGCAGAACACTTCACAGATTCGATGATGTTGACTTCTACAATTTATAGGACTTAATATGTACGTTTTCTAATCTGaatatgagttaaatatacatattataagctcagattatttaaatgaaaacgttTCCTAAAATCAAGGAAGTTGTTACAAGTTAAACTTATCTTTTCAAAACACACTTCCTTATCCCATAATTGTAGGGACTGATGCCTCAAACGTTCTTTTTTGCTCAGTCTACTATTCTTATGGAGTTTAACGTTTGATTAAACCACCAGCAACGTTCACCATCGTTCATGGAGGATTAGTTTAACTAGCCGTTGTATTTTTCAGTATATATACGGCTTGCTGTTTTCAAGTATAGTTAACAACTCACGATTTTGAAAACATTCTCAATCTCTTTTGAGCTTATATTGTGTATTCAATTCATATCTTATTAGAGAGCATACTTTGAGTTGTAATCTCTTATTTTGGTTCAAAGTTGTATTTGATTAGTCACTAAAGCTAGCGGGGTTCTAAGTATAGAACAAAGGGGGAGTTAGATAGAATTAGTCTTCACAAGGTCTGAGGTGCTAAGGTTCGAGGAACAAGGTGAATTTAAGGAGGGAAGCTCAaggaattcagaggttcaagaacaggtgcacagggggctaagtgtcgagctgttttctgtctgctcaaggattcagcaagctgctttaggtgactgggtaaagggagatatattattattctgtaattgttggaattttcagtaataatatattctcttacttTGGATGATGCAAACTCTCAAGGATTTTGGAATCAAATGTGACAAAGTTCCAATTTATTGTGACAACACTAGCACAATAAACATCTCAGAAAATCCGGTTCTTCACTCTCGCACAAAGCATAtcgatgttcgacatcatttctTGCGAGATAATGTGGCCAAAGGAAAGATCAGTCTAGTCTATATTCCTACAGAGTATCAGCTCGCTGACATTTTTACCAAGCCTCTGCTTGAAGAAAGATTCTTAATCATTCgcagggaattgggtatgtgttcAGTCTAAATTAGCAAGCTGTTTCTGGTATGTAGCCTGCTACTTTATTTTTTTGCCGTATAGTAGCTAGCTGTTATGCATGTGTTGTTTCAAATATATAGTAGTTGGTAGTCAACAATTATATATGTGCACATTAATTGCTTTTGTGTTTATCTGTGCTCCGTATTTAgcgttaaatttaaattttaaactcttGTTATATATATGCTTATCTGCTACATGTTATATGctgtttaaaatatgatttatcttATCAAGCGGGGAGTTTATTTTATCAAGTCAAGTATTTCCAAAATATCTCCTCAATTTTCGGCAAAAAGATTTATCTCAGAAATTTTTTATTCCCCTCTTTGGGAAATTGTTTCGCCGCGTGCCTCTCTACAACACAAGTCATTCAAAGGGTTTCTCCTCAAATCGTCACTGGCACTAGTCTCCATCTATTTTCTCTCCAACAGTCTCTCCAAAACCCTAACCATGGCGAAAAAAAGAAACACACCTACTCCCGCCTCCAGCTCCAGGAAACGCCCTCGGCACTCCAAGCCCGAGCGTGTGATCATCGACACCACTGTCGAGGAGCATGAGTCGTCGAATCACTCCGCCGAAGAGATTCTGAGTTCCGACGATGACTCTCTGGCGGTGCCGATTATCAAGAAATCAAAGATTGCAATTAAGTTCATCAACAAAGATCTCGAAAACAGGTATCGTGAATACAACCTTGCTGGTCGTAAGATAATCTGTGGTAAATCAGTTGTTGGTACTGAGTTTGATGACTGTGGtcttattgatatttttgaatCTGTTGGGATGAAATCCTTAATTGATTTACCTGATGTTTGCTATCCCTTACTCGTTCAAGAATTTTATGCTAAATTGCATGAACCCACTAAGGGTCGTTTTATCAGTCGGGTTAGGGATCAGGGCATTTATCTTAACTCCACTATTTTGAATGGTATGCTAGAGTTTAAGAACCTCGTTGATGATTTGGTTGTGCCTCTCACTAAAAAGGGGATTTGTGATTTGTTTGAGGATTTATCGGAATTAGAACAACACAGCCTAGTTCGTGGTGATGCTGATAATATTGATGTGTCTTTACGCACTACTGCCCAACTTGACCCGATGGCACATTTGTTGTTCAAAATTTGTCGCACAAATATCTGTCCTCGCATTGGTAGCCGATCTGGGTTAACTTGTCAAGATCTTATTATTGTTTCTCTACTgttgaagaagaaaaagtttaatatttctAGGTTAATTCTGCATAACATGGTTGATTGTTTGAAGAAGAAAACTCGTGCTTTTCCATATGCTCTGTTACTCACCCGAGTGTTTGAGTTTTCGGGTGTGAAATTAGAAGAGAAAGAAGCAGTGGATGCTACGGAGTTTATTGACTGCCCAAGCTAAGTCCAGTCTTCAGATCAATGAGCTTggattttttgaaaagattcCCCCACCGATTGTGCCAGCACATGTCTCTACTTCTAGTCTGCCAGAGTCCTCCTCTGCTGCTCCCAACTTTCAGGCACTTTTTGATAAGTTGGAAGCCAAATTCTCTGATATTCAGCGCGACTTTGCTGAGTACAAACAGGCTGTCTGTGAAATTAAGGCTCAGAATGCAGAAATCAAGACCATGGCCACTGATCTGCTTGGTTATTTCCAGAAGGCCAAAGCTGTTGTTCGAGCTGCAAGAGTTGCTACAGAGTCTGATAAGGAAGTTGATCAGCATGCTGCTAAAGAACTGTCTACTCCGCCTCCTGAGACTTCTACTGCCCTTGCTTTAGGCTCCTCAGATGCTCCTCCAGGCAATCCAGATCAAGCTTCTGTGGTGGAAAATGTTTTtgctgattaagggggagaGATATCAGGAGTACTTGACTTGGGGTGCTGGGGATTTTAATTAGTTCTAATTATTATGCTACTTTTATCAGACTTGTGTTTTGCTTTAAGACTTAATCTGGTTTGCTTTTGGTGTGCTGAGATATCAGCTTGATGACTTGGTTTGAATTGCTGAATTTTATTAAGTCAGTTTATGTTAAGCTTATTGTGTTGAATTGCTTGAGTAGTTATTTTGATAATCTCTGTtgaaatatcattattattaactAACATGCAGGATTATGAtattcagggggagtattaCTCCTGATATgtgtgtaatcatcaaaaagggggagattgtaaatctgaagttttgatgatcacacatAATAGCAAGCTAATTTTTATTTCAGCTTAACATATTTAATTTACACTGTTATAGCCTGCCATATTATTATCTAATTCATTCTGCAGGTTTTATATAGACAACAAAGTTATAGCAAGCTATCTTTTATTTTAGCTTGACATGATTCAGTTATACTATTGTAGCCTGCTGTGTTGCCTTTCTAATGCTGTGTTGCAGGAATTTTAGTATAACAGAATTATAGCGAGCTGTTTCATAACAGCAAGCTATAACAGAGTCCTACCAGAAGCAGAACACTTCACAGATTCGATGCTGTTGACTTCTACAATTTATAGGACTTAATATGTATGTTTTATAATCTGaatatgagttaaatatacatattataagctcagattatttaaatgaaaacgttTCCTAAAATCAAGGAAGTTGTTACAAGTTAAACTTATCTTTTCAAAACACACTTCCTTATCCCATAATTGTAGGGACTGATGCCTCAAACGTTCTTTTTGGCTCAGTCTACTATTCTTATGGAGTTTAACGTTTGATTAAACCACCAGCAACGTTCACCAACGTTCATGGAGGATTAGTTTAACTAGCCGTTGTATTTTTCAGTATATATACGGCTTGCTGTTTTCAAGTATAGTTAACAACTCACGATCTTGAAAACATTCTCAATCTCTTCTGAGCTTATATTGTGTATTCAATTCATATCTTATTAGAGAGTatagtttgagttgtaatctctcatttttgttcaaagttgtatttgattagtcactaaagctagcggggttctaagtatagaacaaagggggagttagatagaattagtcttcacaaggtctgaggtgctaaggttcgaggaacaaggtgaattcaaggagggaagctcaaggaattcagaggttcaagaacaggtgcacagggggctaagtgtcgagctgttttctgtctgctcaaggtttcagcaagttgctttaggtgactgggtaaagggagatatattattattctgtaattgttggaattttcagtaataatatattctcttaccaagttggtaagggaccaggacgtagaccattagacataggggtcgaacctgactaaaattgcttgtgtttgATTTACATTTCTGCACTTTACTGTTTTGCATAATAGCCTGCTATAATCACACTTGATctgaaaacagtaagctgaaatattcggtaaaagtttaaaattgaaagagttagccatttacacctattcacccccctctaggtgtatttacataattcacatataaaatattatttttattttttcaactaTTACGTAAGCATAAATTATCTAAaatcttaaattaaatatttaaactcAACTTTAAAATGTGCATAATAATATAAGAATCTTAGTTAATACGAAAGaaacaacaaattaaaatataacaatGAAATAActgattaaataattataaaatatatctccataacaATCATGACATATTTGTCTTCAAATCAAAATTATCAAATCTTCACAGACTAGGTCAAATAACAAAAGAGTACATTCATAAATATTCAACTTCTCATTCATTATTTCTGTTCTCCTTGATTTCTACTAAATGAAGATAGGATGCTCATATGTGTTCCTGCCAAATGACTTGGAATTGTTGTAGCTTGATCATGACTCCAGTGAGGAATTACCtgataatatatacaaaattaaattaatataaacagtttaactaaaataaaatattataatcctactgtaaacaaattttataccTCAAAGCCAACCTGAGGAGTATAATAAGAGAATGGTGCAGAAACAAAATCATCACTACTAGGTAAGTGATGCTCATGATTGTAGGTACTTTTTTCCAAAGTACTTAAATGCTcctgcaaaatttaaaattaaaaaataacttaatatttcataaatacttggatttttttacaaaaaatgaaTAATTAGGTAGAAGTAAATACCTGATAagtttttctttgattttctgGTATCTGAAAATCATTTGAGTTTTGTAGCTCAAAAATATTTTGAGAGGatttggaagatgtgtcctgaTAAAACATAAACATTACTACAAAATGagcaaaataataattaataataatacatgTGCAATAATTTTAGATTTCATACCTGCCCTGTTTTctcaacttttttctttttacttcCTTTTTTCTTTGTGATGGTTTTCTCAACCCTGGATATTTTTCTATTGGTTGGGGAACGACCTTTACCTCGAACAATCACAGGATCAATTATGTTTGGATGGTCATTGTTTAATGTCTCAGTACCAATTGTTGTTCCACCATCATTTACACAAGGTTGAGCAGCATCAGAACTGGTATGATCATCAAAAAAATTCTTCAGTTTACCTGTCCATTCCACCACTTTTTCACACTTTGAATCACTATCCATAGCCATCTTAGCGACCTTAAAGAAAGCTTCACACATCTTTTCAAATCTTTGTGTCTCTATGTTCACTGCCATAGTATTGTAGCTTATCTTCACCCGAGTATGACATCTTTTTATATCTTTTCTCCATCTACTCATGATATATTTAGAAGGAATCTCATAAACTCTTTTGTGAATCAAAACTGAAATTGCGTGTCTACACAATATTCCTCTAAATTCATACAACTTACAGTTGTAGATGACTTCCCCATCAACTTCTTTAAAGTCTACTTTATAAGACACATGCCTTCTTTTTTCACCAAACCTACAATCTTCAACAACTTCGTACTTTGAGCTATCATTTTGGATTGGAAAAACTTCACAATAAAGTTTTCCTTTCAATTCTTGCTGAAACTCTTTAAACTTTGAATTTGTATAAAGAGACTGAATCCGTTTCTCCATCTCATAATCTGTAATGCATGGATACATTGAGTTGTACGAGTTGAAGTCTTCTTGATTCTCCTTCTCCACTTTACTTGCAAGTGCATTGTCATATTGTTCTACAAACTGCTTTAAAGTTGTTTTTGAGTTGACATACCCATCAAAAAATGAGTTCATACTCTCACTACGTTGTGTAGTAGACATACCAGCCCAAAAAATATCCTTCACATAAATTGGCACCCAACGACACCTCTCAATGTATAGTCCAGTTAACCACTCATTATCTTGGAGCTCAAACCTTTCAATCATATTATTCCAACTTTCCTCAAATTCATCTCTACTTAGGGAATTGTACACCgcatttttcagaaaaaatttgATAGAATCATACTCTTCATAACCCTTCAACTTTTCTGACAACTTCTTCTTTATATGCCATAAGCACCATCTATGCCGAGCTTCTGAAAATATTTCCGCAATAGCAATTTGCATAGCTTTATCTTGATCCGTGATGATGGCTTTTGGTGCACGACCTGACATACACGTAAGCCAGGCATTgaacaaccaactaaaagttACACTATCCTCCTTTGAGATTAACCCACAACCAGCCCACAACCAAGTAAGATTGATTGTCCATGATGATTTACTCCCACAAATGGTGCAAACGGCATGTCATATTTATTGGTCAAATATGTTGTGTCAAAGGTAATAACATCACCAAATTCTTCATATGCAACCCTACTTCTTGCATCAGCCCAGAATAGATTTTTTAACTGACCTGCTTCATCCAAATCCATGATgtagaaaaaaattgaattgttAGCTTGCATCTTGAGAAAATATTTGTTGATGGCATTGGCATCACCTTCACCAAGTCTTAAACGTCTTACCTGATTAAGAAAATTTCTGCAATCTTTTTCATTAAAAGGCACATTTTGTGGTCCCCCCTGCTTCTACCACAATAGACCTGTAACTCTTATTAGGTCTAATCCCTGCTACATCATTAAGTTCAAGTTTTCTATTGATAAGTGGATTTAGAGCTCTATTGCAATGGTAAAATCGAGATTTTTCTGGACTCAATACATGATTATGCTTCAGCTCAAGAGAATTCACTATGCAACCTCCATCAGGtccaataataatatttattcttgCCTTACAATTTGTCCTAGCAGATGGCTTCATACGAaactaattttttgatttagaaACTCTCTGACCTTCTCTACAACATGACAatgttttgtatattttatttcctTCCCCTTTGGTTGATGTCCGTGAAAACACAGCAAAACCTTCTTGTTTAGCATAACTTTCATAATATTGGAGGACTTGTTCACAGGAATCAAAAAACATTCCAGCTTTAGGTTCTTCTactaattttgtgtttgttgtaGATTTATCCCATTCCATTCtgtatttcaaaatatataaataaagtttAACAATATACAATAGAGTTTAACAATACACAATAGAGCTTAACATATACATGTAGATTTATATGAACATAGCTTCACAATAACAGAGCTTAACAATCCATTAATGAAACATATACAGAGCTAATGAAACATATTcaataatatacaaaataaataaatcggGATATAGATATCATACCTGGATGCGATGATAATGCAATGTTAAACTTTGTGGATATTTTGCGTAGCTCTATTAGCagaggaagaagaggaagaaaccGATTTGTTTTGCGGGGAGCTCAAACATCAGAAGTTAGAAAGACACCGGCTTCTTTACAAGTTTTTGTTACTTTTCTTTTAAGTGAAATTATACTTCTTTATTTAGTAGtaattataattcatatttgtaatttttaaaataaaattaaactttTTGAGAAATTGATAAAAGAAATTAGACATCTATTCAACGTACTTTAAAAGAATTTATAACTAgtattaaatgaaaaataaattatataaaaaagatataaataataaaaaaagttaaaaatgtaAGAGGTTGAAAAAATAAAGATAACTTTTTTATAAATGCAAGTATCGTGGCCGACAAGAGTAcaagattgtttttttttaaaaaaatttgatataaaaggTTAGATATAAAAgtgttaaatataaaaagtaatataaaagtgttaatatagaaaatatataaataataaaagtgaaaagtataagaagttgaaaaaataaaaagtacctttgtgtatataaaagtgttaatatagaaaatatataaataataaaagtgaaaagtataagaagttgaaaaaataaaaataacctTTTTGTAAGCACACTAAACATcaaatcaatttcaattttcaaataagaaaatgaaaataaaatatatatatatgtacaagcATAGTGGgtgacaaaaacaaaaaatttattttttgtgaattttttataaaaagttagatATAAAACTCAACAAATATTAAAtgtaaaaactaaataatataagtgaaaagtaaataatataaaaattatacaatcattaaatataaaaaatgaaaagtataagaaaaataaaaactaaatgtAACATTTTGCAAGTGAACTAAAAAgaatatcaaaaagaaaagcTGTATACAAAATTAATGACCGACAAGGCCCAATACTGTTATGCGCAGGTGGCTCTGCCACGTCATTGTGTGAAAGAATTGTGTAGGGGTTTATGTGCATGTAGCATTACTCTTTTCAAATAGGTTACTGCAACATGTATTCTCCGTAATATCGCATAGAATTCCTCCACCTCGCCATCCCGCGTCACGGTTAATTCTCCTTTCGTCTCCGTCAATTTTTCGCAGCTGGCTTCGCCGGCACTGTCTCCTCGCTTTCTCTTCTCCGCTTCCATCACAAAAATCTCTGAGTTACGAGTACGaggacaaaaaaaataatagtatgagtactctctccgtcccaactGGTTGTATACAAAtagttgggacacggagaccaagaaaaagtgtaaaaaataagtaaagttaggtgaaaagtaggtaaaatggtgggacccatttatttttaataatagatttgagatagtggagggaAGTAGTGGgtataatagtgtttttattattatagaatagagatagtggaagaaagtagttatgtaaaaatgttttatattataaaaagttactattttgagtatgtatacaaataatgagacatcccaaaaaaaaaatcgtATACAATTGACCGGGACTGAGAGAGCATGTGTAAAATGAGTTCAATCTTTTATATGGAGAAGTGGCTAGCCGAAAGAGATGTCACAACATGAAGGTCAACTTCAAGGAGTGATGTTTTGTTGACTTTTCATTGTTTTTTAAGAGTATAACGCGCGTGGGAGCGGTGTATATTATAAAACGGTGATTTGGATGATGCAGAGGAAACTCATTAACGTGATGTGAGAACTCTGACATACGTACTCAAAGGCGCAAGCACTACTACTAAAGAAAGATTTCTCGCTGTCCCTGATGAATTATAAGACGAGTTTTATTCCGACCTATGATATAAAACCAAAGAAAGATTGGAAAGTACAAGTGATTGTGTAATAAAGTCCAACGTGAGTTGTTAAATTTGGCATCATCCCGTTGTATGCATTTCACACTCTTTTGTGTCGTTTTAGCCCCGTTTCTCATTGCTAAACTCGATCGCCTCTTTGTATTTCGTTCTCCTGAGTCACAAACTTTGACATCACAACAAACCAAACAAACACTTTTCACGAGACTATGTGCTTGCTTGTCTACCACAACCAAAAGATACTAAAATTACAGATCAAATTGCGAACACTAAGAGATCGTCTGATTCACGGAATATAACTATCGGAACGTTCTATTTGAGTCTCATGTCACAACTTTTGCACTTCCGTCTTTTATACAATTTACAAACTGCAGAAACATATCAGAAATATTGCTTCTGCATTCTACCTATCCAGGTCTCCATATTCCGATATCTGGCTTATGTTCTTCACATACTATTCAGGCCgaataaatttatacaattatGTTAGACTGAAATCTCGAAATCtctttcaaaaaagaaaactaTCCTCAAGATCAGAAATCTTTCTCAATTATCCATCATCTACTTTCTAAGTTCTCAGAAATAAAATCACTGAAAATGTACTCATATATGACTTCCATACAATAAGTACCGATCAATTTACATAAAAAACTGAAATTGACCTCGTAAAACTACTCAGCTTCATCATCAGGTTCAACATTAAGATCAAACTGCAACCTCTTCTCACCACCTCTCCGTTGTTCAAAGCAATCAACTCTCTCAAAATCTTCCAACTCAAACGCGTTATTCAACAACCCTTTCCCGTTACCTTTCTTCAAATACGTTACCGCGACATGTATTCTCCGTAATATCGCGTAGAACTCCTCCACCTCGCCATCCGTCACCGTTATTTCTCCCTTCTTTTCCTTCCTTCTTTTGGAGCTGGATTCACCCGCACCGTCTCGCTTTCTCTTCTCCGCTTCCATACCGAATACGTGTATAAGCTGGGTGTAAAATGAGTTCGATCTTTTATACAGACACGAGTACGAGGACACGAAAAATATGAGTGGGTTATGTGTAAATGAGTTCGATCTTTTATATAGAGAAGTGGCTAGCCGAAAGAGATGTCATTACATCAAGGTCAAAGAGTGATGTTTTGTTGACTTTTCACTGTTGTTTAAGAGTATAACGCGCGTGGGAGCTGTGTATATTATAAAACGGTTGGATGATGCAGAAGAAACTCATAAACGTGATGTGTGGACTCTGACATACGTACTCAAATGCGCAAGCATGATACTGATATTATATGCAGCCCGGCTATTAAAATATTCTCTCATTACGGTCCTGGCTggtttttcttataaaatataattttataattgttttaattttttttaaaataaaaatttaacttttaatttttattcagataaaaataaattaaaaagatgttatataactatattttataggagtttcaaaatgcgtgcaaacattTAAAGTAAACAAACTGCTGGGACAGAAGGATTACGTTTCTTACAATTTTTTGccctttttttatttctttataattttattttactgtttaagatatatttaatatatataatataattttataatttatttcaattctttttattaaaacttaaatattaaattacgtGCCCAGCTAGCTTTCCCCTGCACT includes:
- the LOC108201891 gene encoding protein NIM1-INTERACTING 2 is translated as MEAEKRKRDGAGESSSKRRKEKKGEITVTDGEVEEFYAILRRIHVAVTYLKKGNGKGLLNNAFELEDFERVDCFEQRRGGEKRLQFDLNVEPDDEAE
- the LOC108201408 gene encoding protein FAR1-RELATED SEQUENCE 5-like; translated protein: MDLDEAGQLKNLFWADARSRVAYEEFGDVITFDTTYLTNKYDMPFAPFVGVNHHGQSILLGCGLVVGRAPKAIITDQDKAMQIAIAEIFSEARHRWCLWHIKKKLSEKLKGYEEYDSIKFFLKNAVYNSLSRDEFEESWNNMIERFELQDNEWLTGLYIERCRWVPIYVKDIFWAGMSTTQRSESMNSFFDGYVNSKTTLKQFVEQYDNALASKVEKENQEDFNSYNSMYPCITDYEMEKRIQSLYTNSKFKEFQQELKGKLYCEVFPIQNDSSKYEVVEDCRFGEKRRHVSYKVDFKEVDGEVIYNCKLYEFRGILCRHAISVLIHKRVYEIPSKYIMSRWRKDIKRCHTRVKISYNTMAVNIETQRFEKMCEAFFKVAKMAMDSDSKCEKVVEWTGKLKNFFDDHTSSDAAQPCVNDGGTTIGTETLNNDHPNIIDPVIVRGKGRSPTNRKISRVEKTITKKKGSKKKKVEKTGQDTSSKSSQNIFELQNSNDFQIPENQRKTYQEHLSTLEKSTYNHEHHLPSSDDFVSAPFSYYTPQVGFEVIPHWSHDQATTIPSHLAGTHMSILSSFSRNQGEQK